The window aaattattttttatatattttttatattttatatatttttgataattcttttctaGTCCTTCTCCAGCTACAGTTGGTATGACAATACCAACAGATCTTGCAGATCAAGCAGCAAATGAATCTCAggcaaaacaaaaattaaatttagatgaaTCAAAACCTGTGACAACATTACAAATTCGTCTTGCTGATGGGACTAGTGTAAAagctcaatttaatttaactcatACTATTAATGATTTGaggcaatatataataacgtatcctttcttatataatttcatctgtattaagaaaattaatttatttttatatattattctttaatcttttcttagTATGAGACCTCAATATGCTAtgagagaatttaatttattaacaatgtaTCCTACTAAGGAACTCACAGAAGATAAAACTATTGAAGAAGCTGGTTTACAAAATACAACAATAATTCAACGACTGAAATAAATGTCTTCTTTCTAGAGCCTTAATTATGGAAGTTTAAGTGATGTATTGATTAgagaattcttaaatatacattgaaatatttgaaaaacacATTTCAACACATTTTAGTAATTGAATGGCACTTTActatcgtttattttaattttaagtacaGTTTTTGTtgtataatgttattttttctaatacaaaaaatattttattaaaaacaaatctattattaaaatttcaattaacataaagtaaaattacaaaacCTTTGTAAAGTTTGCAAtaaaatcattcaatttatatgtatttattatatataatttttatatgtgtgAATAACTAGCACTTagtaataaacatataaaatttctttttaaatatagtacTAAATAAGttatgaaaatgtttttatactatttcttttgataaataaagtatttaaactaaaaaaaatgtattgccatgtgaaaagtatttaatacaaaaaataatattaggaaaaaatatttatatataaatcataaatattaagaaattaataattatgcaatataataaatttttatatatataatattatattcttatatttttatatattcatttatatatgatatgtataaatgacacttaaaattaaattttaaattaaatttattttataaatatattaaatcatttgctactttttaaaagaatttattttctaatataaattttctaaattgtgAATTTTGTATATCTTCAATGAATCTTAAAATTGAAGTATCTTCAACATTTGTTtctgaatttgatttttcgaaacaatatTGATAACGATTTAAcgtaattaaatcttttccaatcgctcgtgtatatatattttttttttttaatacttcatgcatattatagatataaattggTTGACTATCAGGAATACTTGAatcataatgtaattttttaaatatcattaatgttACATTTCTATTGATTAGATTGTCTGTTTGTTCTGTACAAAAAGTTAAtgtctttaatttataacgatCTGCTTTTAATCTAGATCTTTTAAAATCTCTCATTAAGTCTGTAAGGGAATGATGATATCTTAAAACTATGTATTCATCCCAAGACAATATAATGACATAcataactttattatatgtacGATACAAACAATCTGCTTGTatcaagttttttattatagtaggATGAGTAttgggaaaaggaaaattccATGGCACTACTGTATACGTAAATTTCCAATATGGGTTTTGAGATTTAGATAATTCTTTAAGtttactattatattcatttggaATACCAAAAtcatatactataaaattatctacaCCAATTATATCATGAAACTTTATAAAACCAatcatttgtaataattgtattggTTTTGTCAATGGTGGTGTAATGCATATTGCAGTATTgacataatttaaagaatgtgATTGACTTTTGATTGGTAATATAGGCACATTATTAAGATCTGAATTAGATTTTACAAAAAACATTATTCCTattggtattttatttttggtgTACGcacaataaaaatgatatccattataattaaaatttttatcaatatttgcaatatttaaattatcatctaTTAAGAGATAACTAAAATCTCCTAAAATTGAAttagtttcattttcaaataatattgcacattgtatatttttaatattatttgatgaaCCAAAACCTATTActtgaatttcattatcatgtatattatatgcagaataaacatataaatcattatctaATCTTTGCCAAGAAGAAAGTGGTTCTTCAAATTTCATGTCaagttttgtaaatattggtatattatttgtacaatttatttcatttttttgatttggCTTAccaaagtaattaaaaacttcTAAAACATATCTTAACTTGTTATATTCatgtctataaaataataaagacacAAGACTCATTATAGCAATTATTACAAGTGCAGCTTGATAGTATTTTcgcatatttcaaaa is drawn from Apis mellifera strain DH4 linkage group LG5, Amel_HAv3.1, whole genome shotgun sequence and contains these coding sequences:
- the LOC102654384 gene encoding uncharacterized protein LOC102654384 encodes the protein MRKYYQAALVIIAIMSLVSLLFYRHEYNKLRYVLEVFNYFGKPNQKNEINCTNNIPIFTKLDMKFEEPLSSWQRLDNDLYVYSAYNIHDNEIQVIGFGSSNNIKNIQCAILFENETNSILGDFSYLLIDDNLNIANIDKNFNYNGYHFYCAYTKNKIPIGIMFFVKSNSDLNNVPILPIKSQSHSLNYVNTAICITPPLTKPIQLLQMIGFIKFHDIIGVDNFIVYDFGIPNEYNSKLKELSKSQNPYWKFTYTVVPWNFPFPNTHPTIIKNLIQADCLYRTYNKVMYVIILSWDEYIVLRYHHSLTDLMRDFKRSRLKADRYKLKTLTFCTEQTDNLINRNVTLMIFKKLHYDSSIPDSQPIYIYNMHEVLKKKNIYTRAIGKDLITLNRYQYCFEKSNSETNVEDTSILRFIEDIQNSQFRKFILENKFF